Proteins encoded together in one Planctomyces sp. SH-PL14 window:
- the rplV gene encoding 50S ribosomal protein L22, protein MAIVKAHHKYARISARKVRPFADMIRGLTVEQAREALKYVPNRGARFLEKVLNSAAANAEDRGARNIEGLIVEDAQVDGGPMFKRIRPRARGMVYTLRKRFAHIHIGVDAPEVEAK, encoded by the coding sequence ATGGCGATCGTCAAAGCCCATCACAAGTACGCCCGCATCTCCGCCCGGAAGGTTCGTCCCTTCGCGGACATGATCCGCGGCCTGACCGTCGAGCAGGCTCGCGAAGCCCTCAAGTACGTTCCGAATCGCGGCGCCCGGTTCCTCGAGAAGGTCCTGAACAGCGCCGCCGCCAACGCGGAAGACCGCGGGGCCCGGAACATCGAGGGGCTGATCGTCGAGGACGCCCAGGTTGACGGCGGCCCGATGTTCAAGCGGATCCGCCCGCGTGCCCGCGGGATGGTCTACACCCTCCGCAAGCGGTTCGCCCACATTCATATCGGCGTCGACGCCCCGGAAGTCGAAGCTAAGTAA
- the rpsE gene encoding 30S ribosomal protein S5 yields MAGEREQGQGGGGSSPEKIVQIRRCACVVKGGRRFSFAALVVVGDERGKVGYGYAKGVEVPNAVDKAKKYAERSLKQFPLEGTTIPHVVEGRYGASRVLLMPAAPGTGIIAGATVRAVVESVGVRDILTKKRGSSNPSNVVKATMDALSKLRTREDVARLRGIEV; encoded by the coding sequence GTGGCAGGGGAACGGGAACAAGGACAAGGCGGCGGCGGCAGCTCACCCGAGAAGATCGTTCAGATCCGTCGGTGCGCCTGCGTGGTGAAGGGTGGCCGCCGGTTCAGCTTTGCGGCGCTCGTGGTCGTCGGCGATGAACGGGGCAAGGTCGGCTACGGCTACGCCAAGGGCGTGGAAGTGCCGAACGCCGTGGACAAGGCCAAGAAGTACGCCGAGCGGTCGCTGAAGCAGTTTCCGCTCGAAGGGACGACGATTCCGCACGTCGTGGAAGGCCGTTACGGCGCCTCCCGCGTCCTGCTGATGCCCGCCGCTCCTGGAACCGGCATCATCGCCGGGGCCACGGTGCGGGCGGTCGTCGAGTCGGTCGGCGTCCGGGACATCCTCACCAAGAAGCGCGGGTCCAGCAACCCGTCGAATGTTGTCAAGGCGACGATGGACGCCCTCAGCAAGCTCCGGACGCGTGAAGACGTCGCCCGCCTGCGGGGCATCGAAGTCTGA
- the rplX gene encoding 50S ribosomal protein L24 translates to MKIKKGDMVLLTAGDEATATPRKVTEVVDGGERVVLEGVNLVYKHVKKGHPKSPQGGRLRLEKSVSASNVAYYCDSCKKGVRLGYRFQPDGSKERYCKKCGTSAGQVSPARARYAKTK, encoded by the coding sequence ATGAAGATCAAAAAAGGGGACATGGTCCTCCTGACCGCCGGCGATGAAGCGACCGCGACGCCGCGCAAGGTGACGGAAGTCGTCGATGGGGGCGAGCGTGTTGTCCTCGAAGGGGTCAACCTCGTCTACAAGCACGTCAAGAAGGGCCACCCCAAGAGCCCGCAGGGGGGCCGCCTCCGCCTGGAGAAGTCGGTCAGCGCCTCGAACGTCGCCTATTACTGCGACTCCTGCAAGAAGGGGGTTCGCCTCGGATACCGCTTCCAGCCGGACGGCTCGAAGGAGCGGTATTGCAAAAAGTGCGGCACGTCCGCCGGCCAGGTGAGCCCGGCCCGCGCACGCTATGCGAAGACGAAGTAA
- the rpsS gene encoding 30S ribosomal protein S19 — MGRSLKKGPFIDEKLAAKVAKLEASGRKDPIKTWARRSTIPPTFVGFTFLVHNGRQHINVYVTEDMVGHKLGEFAPTRTFRGHGAKGNK; from the coding sequence ATGGGACGTTCACTCAAGAAGGGTCCGTTTATCGACGAGAAGCTGGCGGCCAAGGTCGCCAAGCTGGAAGCGTCGGGACGCAAGGATCCGATCAAGACCTGGGCTCGTCGGTCCACCATTCCCCCGACGTTCGTGGGCTTCACGTTCCTGGTCCACAACGGCCGGCAGCACATCAACGTGTATGTGACCGAAGACATGGTCGGCCACAAGCTCGGCGAATTCGCTCCGACCCGGACCTTCCGCGGTCACGGAGCCAAGGGCAACAAGTAA
- the rplR gene encoding 50S ribosomal protein L18, with product MRLEKRIAKQRERRTFRVRNRCRATGRPRLSIFRSNNHIYAQLIDDEAGVTIASASSTEKELGGAAKDNGNKEAAARVGAAIGKRAIAKGVSVVSFDRGSYRYHGRVAALADAAREAGLQF from the coding sequence ATGCGACTTGAGAAGCGTATTGCGAAGCAGCGGGAACGTCGGACGTTTCGCGTCCGGAACCGCTGCCGGGCGACCGGCCGGCCGCGCCTGTCGATCTTCCGCAGCAACAACCACATTTACGCCCAGCTGATCGACGACGAAGCGGGTGTGACGATCGCCTCCGCCAGCTCGACCGAGAAGGAACTGGGGGGCGCCGCCAAGGACAATGGCAACAAGGAAGCGGCCGCCCGCGTCGGTGCCGCGATCGGCAAGCGGGCCATCGCCAAGGGAGTTTCGGTCGTGTCGTTCGACCGCGGTTCCTATCGATATCATGGCCGCGTTGCCGCATTGGCGGACGCTGCTCGTGAAGCCGGCCTTCAGTTTTAA
- the rplP gene encoding 50S ribosomal protein L16, translating to MALMPKRVKHRKSQRGRIKGNATRGNTVVFGEFGLQSIDAGHISAVTIEACRIAANQYIRGEGKLHIRIFPNKPVTARPLETRMGTGKGEPDHWVAVVKPGLVLFEIAGGTKDLARECFNRVAHKLPLNVRMIERRPG from the coding sequence ATGGCGCTAATGCCCAAACGGGTCAAGCATCGAAAAAGCCAAAGAGGTCGCATAAAAGGTAATGCGACCCGTGGCAACACGGTCGTCTTCGGTGAGTTTGGTCTGCAGTCGATCGACGCCGGCCATATCAGCGCCGTTACGATCGAAGCGTGCCGCATCGCCGCGAATCAGTACATTCGCGGTGAGGGGAAGCTGCACATCCGCATTTTCCCGAACAAGCCCGTGACCGCCCGCCCGCTGGAAACCCGAATGGGTACCGGTAAGGGCGAGCCGGATCACTGGGTCGCCGTGGTCAAGCCTGGCCTCGTGCTGTTCGAGATCGCGGGTGGCACCAAGGACCTGGCGCGGGAATGTTTCAACCGGGTGGCCCACAAGCTCCCGCTGAACGTCCGCATGATCGAACGCCGTCCGGGCTGA
- the rplF gene encoding 50S ribosomal protein L6 → MSRIGKKPVPVAAGLDIAVQSGTLKVKGPKGELSLRWHPAMAVKWNSDAREIVVERPDDARQNRALHGLTRAMIANMVEGVQKPYEKKLEIVGVGYQAVLKGKKLALTVGFANVIELPIPAGITCTVPTPTSVVVTGIDKGVVGQFAANIRRVRPPEPYKGKGIRYSGEQVRRKAGKAVMK, encoded by the coding sequence ATGTCGAGAATCGGAAAGAAGCCTGTCCCCGTCGCCGCCGGCCTGGATATCGCAGTCCAGTCGGGGACGCTGAAGGTCAAGGGCCCCAAGGGGGAGCTGTCGCTCCGCTGGCATCCGGCCATGGCCGTCAAGTGGAACAGCGACGCCCGTGAGATCGTCGTCGAGCGTCCGGATGACGCCCGCCAGAACCGCGCTCTTCACGGCCTGACCCGCGCCATGATCGCCAACATGGTTGAAGGGGTTCAGAAGCCGTACGAGAAGAAGCTCGAAATCGTCGGCGTCGGTTACCAGGCGGTCCTCAAGGGGAAGAAGCTGGCCCTGACCGTCGGTTTCGCCAACGTCATCGAACTGCCGATTCCGGCCGGGATCACCTGCACCGTCCCGACCCCGACCTCGGTCGTCGTGACCGGCATCGACAAGGGAGTCGTCGGCCAGTTCGCCGCCAACATCCGCCGCGTCCGTCCCCCCGAGCCGTACAAGGGCAAGGGAATCCGATACTCGGGCGAACAGGTTCGCCGCAAGGCTGGTAAGGCTGTGATGAAGTAG
- a CDS encoding type Z 30S ribosomal protein S14, which produces MASKAKIAKANRKPKFSSRKENRCQLCGRPSAVYRKFTVCRICFRNLALDGLIPGVRKASW; this is translated from the coding sequence ATGGCCAGCAAAGCCAAGATCGCCAAGGCGAACCGCAAGCCCAAGTTCAGCAGCCGGAAGGAAAACCGGTGTCAGCTGTGCGGCCGCCCGAGCGCCGTGTACCGCAAGTTCACGGTCTGCCGCATCTGTTTCCGGAACCTGGCCCTCGACGGCCTGATCCCGGGTGTCCGCAAGGCGAGCTGGTAG
- the rplB gene encoding 50S ribosomal protein L2, giving the protein MGIRFYKPTSPGRRGASVSDFADLTCRKKQPEKSLTVRLPKPSGRNHHGRITTRHRGGGHKYQYRIIDFKRDKDDIPAKVAFIEYDPNRTARIALLHYTDGEKRYIIAPLGLKAGDVIYSGTKYEPKVGNCMPLTHIPPGTQIYNIELQPGRGGQMVRSAGTLAVLNARDKQWAQITLPSGEVRRIPATCRATIGQVGNLDHSKIVLGKAGRKRWMGIRPTVRGSAMNPIAHPMGGGEGRRSGGRHPVSPTGKLAKGGNTRKRRKPSSRAIVRRRVSRRYGQKKI; this is encoded by the coding sequence ATGGGAATTCGCTTCTACAAACCGACGAGTCCTGGCCGCCGCGGGGCGTCCGTCAGCGACTTCGCGGACCTGACGTGCCGTAAGAAGCAGCCGGAAAAGTCCCTGACGGTCCGCCTCCCGAAGCCCTCGGGTCGCAACCATCACGGTCGGATCACCACCCGTCATCGCGGGGGCGGTCACAAGTACCAGTACCGCATCATCGACTTCAAGCGGGACAAGGACGATATTCCGGCGAAGGTCGCCTTCATCGAATACGATCCGAACCGCACGGCCCGCATCGCCCTGCTCCACTACACGGACGGGGAAAAGCGGTACATCATCGCTCCGCTGGGCCTCAAGGCCGGCGACGTGATTTACAGCGGAACGAAGTATGAGCCCAAGGTCGGCAACTGCATGCCGCTGACTCATATTCCGCCCGGAACGCAGATTTACAACATCGAGCTCCAGCCTGGACGCGGCGGCCAGATGGTCCGCAGTGCCGGCACCCTGGCGGTCCTGAACGCCCGCGACAAGCAGTGGGCCCAGATCACCCTGCCGTCGGGCGAAGTCCGCCGGATTCCGGCGACCTGCCGCGCCACGATCGGCCAGGTCGGTAACCTCGATCATTCGAAGATTGTTCTCGGTAAGGCCGGACGTAAGCGGTGGATGGGAATTCGCCCCACCGTCCGCGGTTCGGCGATGAACCCGATCGCTCACCCGATGGGTGGGGGTGAAGGTCGTCGCTCGGGTGGTCGTCACCCGGTCAGCCCCACCGGAAAGCTGGCGAAGGGTGGAAACACCCGGAAGCGCCGCAAGCCGTCGAGCCGGGCGATCGTTCGTCGCCGCGTCTCCCGCCGGTACGGCCAGAAGAAGATTTGA
- the rpsH gene encoding 30S ribosomal protein S8, protein MMTDPIADMLTRMRNAIQIERPFVDMPSSKEKVAVAAALQREGYIWDSEVLETEGQPGKTLRVNLKYGQNGEPLIQMIKRVSKPGLRIYQGVAELKGVRQGLGIRILSTNAGVLSDREAKAKNVGGEVLCELY, encoded by the coding sequence ATGATGACCGACCCGATCGCCGACATGCTGACCCGGATGCGCAACGCGATCCAGATCGAGCGTCCATTCGTCGACATGCCCTCCTCCAAGGAGAAGGTCGCCGTCGCCGCCGCGCTCCAGCGTGAAGGTTACATCTGGGACTCCGAAGTCCTGGAGACCGAAGGACAGCCCGGCAAGACCCTGCGGGTCAACCTGAAGTACGGCCAGAACGGCGAGCCGCTGATTCAGATGATCAAGCGGGTCAGCAAGCCCGGCCTGCGGATTTACCAGGGAGTCGCCGAGCTCAAGGGAGTTCGCCAGGGTCTCGGAATCCGGATCCTGTCGACGAACGCCGGCGTGCTGAGCGACCGCGAAGCCAAGGCCAAGAACGTTGGCGGCGAAGTCCTCTGCGAACTGTACTAG
- the rplO gene encoding 50S ribosomal protein L15, which translates to MIIHDVHQGIHAHKPRKRIGRGCGSGHGKTSGRGHKGQGSRRGSAVKANFEGGQKPLLRLVAKRGFNNRAHAPKILEINLKWLELKFESGAVVNEESLKTVGLAKGRYDVIKVLGNGDLNKKLTVQAHRFSAQAEQKIQAAGGTVEKILS; encoded by the coding sequence ATGATCATTCACGACGTCCACCAGGGAATCCACGCCCACAAGCCGCGCAAGCGGATTGGCCGCGGTTGCGGTTCGGGCCACGGCAAGACCTCGGGCCGCGGTCACAAGGGTCAGGGAAGCCGTCGCGGTTCGGCCGTCAAGGCGAACTTCGAAGGGGGTCAGAAGCCCCTCCTCCGCCTCGTCGCCAAGCGGGGTTTCAACAACCGCGCCCACGCCCCCAAGATCCTCGAGATCAACCTCAAGTGGCTTGAGCTCAAGTTCGAGAGCGGCGCGGTGGTCAACGAGGAATCGCTGAAGACCGTCGGCCTCGCCAAGGGCCGTTACGACGTCATCAAGGTCCTTGGCAACGGCGACCTGAACAAGAAGCTGACCGTCCAGGCCCACCGCTTCTCCGCCCAGGCGGAACAGAAGATCCAGGCGGCGGGTGGCACGGTTGAAAAGATTCTGTCATAG
- the rpmC gene encoding 50S ribosomal protein L29: MSKAKELREMSVEQLTAEEAAAKKELFRLRIQASTEKLDTPSKLRELRRQIARIKTITHQRATDAAKK, from the coding sequence ATGTCCAAAGCCAAAGAACTTCGCGAAATGAGCGTGGAGCAGCTGACCGCCGAAGAAGCGGCGGCCAAGAAGGAGCTGTTCCGCCTGCGGATTCAGGCCTCCACGGAGAAGCTGGATACTCCCAGCAAGCTCCGGGAACTGCGCCGCCAGATCGCCCGCATCAAGACGATCACCCACCAGCGGGCGACCGACGCCGCCAAGAAATAG
- the rplN gene encoding 50S ribosomal protein L14, with translation MIHMQTMVDIADNTGAKSARCIRVMGGTGRRSAGLGDIVMVAIQKSIAGAAEPVKKGKVARAVIVRTKKAYRRADGSYVRFDKNAVVLIDADGNPRGTRIFGAVAKELRDRKFMKIISLAAEVV, from the coding sequence ATGATTCACATGCAGACCATGGTCGATATTGCAGACAACACCGGCGCCAAGAGCGCGCGGTGCATCCGCGTGATGGGTGGCACGGGCCGCCGCAGCGCCGGCCTGGGCGACATCGTGATGGTCGCCATCCAGAAGTCGATCGCCGGGGCCGCCGAACCGGTCAAGAAGGGGAAGGTCGCCCGGGCGGTCATCGTCCGGACCAAGAAGGCCTACCGCCGGGCTGACGGCAGCTACGTCCGCTTCGACAAGAACGCGGTCGTCCTGATCGACGCCGACGGCAATCCCCGCGGCACGCGTATCTTCGGCGCCGTCGCCAAGGAACTCCGCGATCGGAAGTTCATGAAGATCATCAGTCTCGCGGCCGAAGTCGTCTGA
- the rpsC gene encoding 30S ribosomal protein S3: MGQKTRPTGFRVGIVEEHRSRWFAPKREFGALLVEDFKIRRFIRKEYRAAAIEKVEIERTRDQVIVLLHSARPGIIIGKKGSEIDKLKARLEDLTGRRMEVKIVEINNPFRCPFLVAEDIAQQLAKRGSFRRAIKRTLDQVMEAGAYGVKIQLSGRLGGAEMSRCEKASRGSIPLSTLQRHVAYGFTISQTAMGSIGVKVWIDLGNYSDEETGDGANAQTGQASKKPKRSHKR, translated from the coding sequence ATGGGACAGAAGACACGACCTACCGGATTTCGCGTCGGCATCGTCGAAGAGCACCGCAGCCGGTGGTTCGCGCCGAAGCGGGAGTTCGGTGCGCTGCTCGTCGAAGACTTCAAGATCCGCCGGTTCATCCGCAAGGAGTACCGGGCGGCCGCCATCGAGAAGGTCGAGATCGAGCGGACCCGCGACCAGGTCATCGTCCTCCTGCACAGTGCCCGTCCCGGGATCATCATCGGGAAGAAGGGTTCGGAGATCGACAAGCTCAAGGCTCGTCTGGAAGACCTGACCGGTCGCCGGATGGAAGTCAAGATCGTCGAAATCAACAACCCGTTCCGCTGCCCGTTCCTCGTCGCCGAAGACATCGCCCAGCAGCTCGCCAAGCGCGGCAGCTTCCGCCGGGCGATCAAGCGGACGCTCGACCAGGTCATGGAAGCGGGTGCGTACGGAGTCAAGATTCAGCTCTCGGGACGTCTCGGGGGCGCGGAAATGTCACGGTGTGAGAAGGCGAGCCGGGGGTCGATCCCCCTCTCCACCCTTCAGCGTCACGTGGCGTATGGATTTACGATCTCCCAGACCGCGATGGGCTCCATCGGCGTGAAGGTGTGGATCGATCTCGGAAATTATTCGGACGAGGAGACCGGCGATGGCGCTAATGCCCAAACGGGTCAAGCATCGAAAAAGCCAAAGAGGTCGCATAAAAGGTAA
- the rpsQ gene encoding 30S ribosomal protein S17 — translation MRRHLIGLVKSDTLSKTRRVEVPRTYRHPKYGKIVRARTVCHVHDENNESHVGDTVEIEESRPLSKLKRWNLVRIVQKASAAVGVTTVDPASSEAAAT, via the coding sequence ATGCGACGGCATTTGATTGGATTGGTGAAGAGCGACACGCTGAGCAAGACCCGGCGCGTCGAAGTTCCGCGGACCTACCGGCACCCGAAGTACGGGAAGATTGTCCGGGCCCGGACCGTCTGCCACGTCCACGATGAAAACAACGAGTCGCACGTCGGCGACACGGTCGAGATCGAAGAATCCCGCCCGCTGTCGAAGCTGAAGCGGTGGAACCTCGTCCGCATCGTCCAGAAGGCGAGCGCGGCGGTTGGCGTCACCACGGTCGACCCGGCCTCGTCCGAAGCCGCCGCCACCTGA
- the rplE gene encoding 50S ribosomal protein L5, with product MAARLQDHYRKELAKELGEKLNTKNPHAIPQITKIVVSMGVGKAVQDQKILEEVSEHLSQLTGQRAAITRARKSVSQFKLREGLAIGCRVTLRGQRMYEFLDRLITLALPRVRDFRGVNPKAFDGRGNYSLGLGEQTVFPEIQADKIKTTQGMNIAICTSAGNDEGGKALLDAFKFPFRKDGAAK from the coding sequence ATGGCCGCCCGGCTGCAAGACCATTATCGGAAGGAACTCGCGAAGGAACTTGGGGAAAAGCTGAACACCAAGAATCCGCACGCGATTCCGCAGATCACCAAGATCGTTGTCAGCATGGGCGTGGGGAAGGCTGTCCAGGATCAGAAGATCCTCGAAGAAGTCTCCGAACACCTCAGCCAGCTCACCGGCCAGCGGGCGGCGATTACCCGGGCCCGGAAGTCTGTTTCGCAGTTCAAGCTGCGTGAAGGCCTCGCCATCGGCTGCCGCGTGACGCTTCGCGGCCAGCGGATGTACGAGTTCCTCGACCGCCTCATCACCCTCGCTCTCCCCCGCGTCCGCGACTTCCGGGGCGTCAACCCGAAGGCCTTCGACGGCCGCGGGAATTACAGCCTGGGCCTCGGCGAGCAGACCGTCTTCCCGGAAATCCAGGCGGACAAGATCAAGACGACGCAGGGGATGAACATCGCCATCTGCACGTCGGCCGGGAACGATGAAGGGGGCAAGGCCCTCCTCGACGCGTTCAAGTTTCCGTTCCGCAAGGACGGCGCGGCCAAGTAG